From the Halobacterium zhouii genome, the window AGACCACCTGCACGTCGTCGCGCTCGACGGCCTGGTCGACGATGCCCGCGACCTCCTCGCTCGGGCGGAACACGTCCACGACGTCGACCTGCTCCTCGACGTCGGCGAGCGAATCGTAGGCCGTCTGGCCGAATATCTCCTCAGCGTACGGGTTCACGGGGATCACCTCGTAGCCGTGTTCGCGGAGATACGCTGGAATCTCGTGGGCGTCCTTCCCGGCCGTCGTCGAACACCCGACGACGGCGATGCGGTCGTGCTCCAGGACCTCCGTAATCGCCTCGTCTGACTCGACTGTCATACCACCACCTACGTCGTGCGCGTCGAAAAGTCCACAGGTCCTCACACAGCCCTTACGACCACCGCCGAGTTACAGATCACGCCACTGCGTGCCGCCGCCCACGCCGACCACGCGAGCCTCGAACCCGTCATCGTCGCGCTCGCGAACTCGAACGACGCCGTCGAACAGTTGCTTGAGCGTGCTCACGGTCTGCTCGTCGTGGGCGCTCGCGTCGACGACGAACGTACCCAGTGCGTCCGAACTCTGCACGCGACCCGTGAACACGTGGAGGAACCGGAACACCGTCTGGAGGTCCGAGTACATCAACAACGTCGACAGCGAATGCAGGAGAATCCGGTTCTTCGTGAATCCGCGCTCCTTGTACAGCACGCGCAGGAGCTCCGACAGCTCGATCCCGATTCCCGTAAGGTCCACGGGCGAGGACGCGTACCGGACCAGGTCGGCGTCGATACTGCTCCCCATCCCCTGCTGTTTCGTCACGCAGTCCACGACGCCGACCGCGGAGTCCGCCCCCTCGACGCGCTCGAACTCCTCGAGCACGCGGTCGGCTCCATCCTTCGTCGACACCACGATGGCGCCCTCCCCGTTCCGAACGCCCGAACCGAGGATGTCGAACCCTAGCTGTCGCTTCCCGCTCATCGGCGGCCCTTCCACGAGGACGTTCGTCCCCGCGTCGACCGCCACGTCCGAGAAGGTCGCTCCGAGTTCGTACATATCCCTAGCCTACACCTCCCTTTCGCGGCGCGGCCCCTTCGTTCACGTCCCGTCGTCCCCCGCGCTCATCTGCCCGGAAGATATGCTGAATTACTTATATTCCTTTTGATTACAGCTTTGCGTTCGGCACGACCCGGCCCACCAGGAACGCGAGAGCAGCCAGAAACATCCCCAGTTTGAGCAGTCG encodes:
- a CDS encoding RAD55 family ATPase; translated protein: MYELGATFSDVAVDAGTNVLVEGPPMSGKRQLGFDILGSGVRNGEGAIVVSTKDGADRVLEEFERVEGADSAVGVVDCVTKQQGMGSSIDADLVRYASSPVDLTGIGIELSELLRVLYKERGFTKNRILLHSLSTLLMYSDLQTVFRFLHVFTGRVQSSDALGTFVVDASAHDEQTVSTLKQLFDGVVRVRERDDDGFEARVVGVGGGTQWRDL
- a CDS encoding CoA-binding protein; the encoded protein is MTVESDEAITEVLEHDRIAVVGCSTTAGKDAHEIPAYLREHGYEVIPVNPYAEEIFGQTAYDSLADVEEQVDVVDVFRPSEEVAGIVDQAVERDDVQVVWTQLGIRDDNAAKKATDAGLRVVQDKCMKVEHGRLKA